One Pygocentrus nattereri isolate fPygNat1 chromosome 23, fPygNat1.pri, whole genome shotgun sequence genomic window carries:
- the slc31a1 gene encoding high affinity copper uptake protein 1, protein MEGSHAHHDHSTMPSAVTDPHAGHTADNASGSGGHEGMMHMTFYFSYKHVQLLFAGLVINTPGEMVGACVGVFLLAAFYEGLKIGREVLLRRNQVNVRYNSMPVPGADGTVLMETHKTVGQRMLSLAHMFQTILHVIQVVVSYFLMLVFMTYNGYLCIAVAAGAGVGYFLFSWKKAVVVDITEHCH, encoded by the exons ATGGAAGGGTCACATGCTCACCATGACCACAGCACCATGCCTTCTGCAGTCACTGACCCACACGCAGGCCACACAGCGGACAATGCCTCAGGCTCTGGAGGCCATGAAGGCATGATG CATATGACATTTTACTTTAGTTACAAACATGTACAGCTGCTGTTTGCTGGGCTAGTCATCAACACACCTGGAG AGATGGTAGGAGCCTGTGTTGGGGTGTTTTTGTTGGCTGCATTCTATGAGGGACTGAAGATTGGTCGGGAGGTCCTGCTGAGGCGCAACCAAGTCAATGTACGCTATAACTCCATGCCAGTGCCAGGTGCTGATGGCACTGTTCTCATGGAGACTCACAAAACAGTTGG CCAACGAATGCTGAGTTTGGCACACATGTTCCAGACAATACTACATGTCATCCAGGTGGTGGTCAGCTACTTCCTAATGCTGGTGTTCATGACCTACAATGGCTACCTCTGCATCGCTGTGGCAGCAGGAGCTGGGGTTGGCTACTTTTTGTTCAGCTGGAAGAAAGCAGTAGTGGTAGACATTACAGAACACTGTCATTAA